One window of Acidobacteriota bacterium genomic DNA carries:
- the thiD gene encoding bifunctional hydroxymethylpyrimidine kinase/phosphomethylpyrimidine kinase: MKKALTIAGSDSGGGAGIQADLKTFAAHGVWGTSAIAAITAQNTLGVTAALPLPCDIITAQIEAVANDIGVDAVKTGMLATAAIVYAVADAVARLGLINLVVDPVMVSKSGAALLARDAVDAVRRQLLPRAAVVTPNTEEAEVLTGITIRSVEDSRTAARRIHDMGPAAVVVKGGHLSTADVVDVLFDGHDLTEFRHVRVPGTNTHGTGCTFAAAIAAHLALNRTIAEAVPLAQSYVEGAIRHGAAAGRGVGVLNHFWNGAARLY, translated from the coding sequence ATGAAGAAGGCACTGACAATCGCCGGGAGTGATTCGGGGGGCGGAGCCGGCATCCAGGCCGACCTGAAGACGTTCGCCGCGCACGGGGTGTGGGGCACGAGCGCGATTGCGGCCATCACCGCGCAGAACACGCTCGGAGTGACCGCCGCGCTGCCGCTTCCCTGCGACATCATCACGGCGCAGATCGAGGCCGTCGCGAACGACATCGGCGTCGACGCGGTCAAGACAGGCATGCTGGCGACCGCCGCGATCGTTTACGCAGTCGCCGACGCGGTGGCGCGGCTCGGACTGATCAACCTCGTGGTCGACCCGGTGATGGTCTCGAAAAGCGGCGCCGCCCTGCTGGCCCGCGACGCCGTCGATGCCGTGCGTAGGCAGCTGCTGCCGCGCGCCGCGGTGGTCACGCCGAATACGGAGGAAGCGGAGGTCCTGACCGGCATTACCATCCGGAGCGTGGAGGACAGCCGGACGGCGGCGAGGCGGATTCATGACATGGGACCAGCCGCCGTGGTCGTCAAGGGCGGGCACCTGTCGACCGCCGACGTCGTTGATGTGCTGTTTGACGGCCACGACCTGACCGAATTCCGTCACGTGCGTGTGCCGGGGACGAACACGCACGGCACAGGGTGCACGTTTGCAGCCGCCATCGCGGCACACCTGGCGCTCAACAGGACGATTGCGGAGGCCGTTCCGCTGGCCCAATCCTACGTCGAGGGAGCCATTCGTCATGGCGCCGCAGCCGGCCGGGGGGTGGGGGTCCTGAATCACTTCTGGAACGGGGCTGCGCGGTTATACTGA
- a CDS encoding molybdenum cofactor biosynthesis protein MoaE, translating into MPQTLLGITRDALDLAALVGSITESADQPPGRHGAIVTFLGAVRGENLGRRVVQLEYQAYEPLAVRAFEIIASEIALAWPGTRLALHHRIGTLRPGEISVAIAAAAEHRAQGFQACRYAIERVKQIAPIWKREVFEGGEAWIEGATADPADSAARQIAYERACR; encoded by the coding sequence ATGCCGCAGACGCTGCTGGGCATCACTCGCGACGCACTCGACCTTGCGGCACTCGTGGGGTCGATCACCGAGAGCGCCGACCAGCCGCCCGGCCGGCACGGGGCCATCGTGACGTTTCTCGGAGCGGTTCGGGGCGAGAACCTCGGCCGGCGCGTCGTCCAGTTGGAGTACCAGGCCTACGAGCCTCTGGCCGTGCGGGCCTTTGAGATCATCGCGTCCGAGATCGCCCTTGCCTGGCCTGGGACGCGGCTGGCGCTGCATCATCGGATTGGGACGCTGCGGCCGGGAGAGATCAGTGTCGCGATTGCGGCGGCCGCGGAGCATCGCGCCCAAGGGTTCCAGGCCTGCCGCTACGCGATCGAACGCGTAAAGCAGATTGCGCCGATCTGGAAGCGCGAGGTCTTTGAAGGCGGCGAGGCGTGGATTGAGGGCGCGACAGCCGACCCGGCGGATTCGGCGGCTCGGCAGATTGCGTACGAACGCGCATGCAGATAA
- a CDS encoding class I SAM-dependent methyltransferase, which produces MLSAVALLAAGGGSLGAQGGVRHGRLFPPENLGLLEGPDRDLWQMPGPIMDALGIADGSVVADLGAGGGWFTIRLARRVGPNGKVYAEDIQRLMLEATRRRIAREGLRNVEPVLGTESDARLPAGKIDAVLVVDTYHEINDPVPLLRNLARSLKPQGRVGVVDFRKDGLGPGPPLDERVDPDLIVRDAEAAGLKLARRETFLPYQFFLIFVSK; this is translated from the coding sequence ATGTTGTCGGCCGTCGCGCTTCTCGCTGCCGGCGGGGGATCGCTCGGGGCGCAGGGCGGCGTGCGGCACGGCCGATTGTTTCCGCCCGAAAATCTCGGCTTGCTCGAGGGACCGGACCGCGATCTCTGGCAGATGCCGGGGCCAATCATGGATGCGCTCGGCATCGCCGACGGGTCGGTAGTCGCCGATCTGGGGGCAGGCGGCGGCTGGTTCACGATTCGCCTGGCGCGACGGGTCGGCCCGAACGGAAAGGTCTATGCCGAGGACATCCAGCGCCTGATGCTCGAAGCGACCCGGCGCCGCATCGCGCGCGAGGGCCTTCGCAACGTGGAACCGGTGCTTGGGACCGAATCGGACGCGCGGCTACCGGCAGGCAAGATCGATGCGGTCCTGGTCGTGGACACGTACCACGAGATCAACGACCCCGTGCCGCTGCTGCGGAACCTGGCGCGATCGTTGAAGCCGCAGGGACGCGTCGGCGTCGTGGATTTCCGGAAGGATGGCCTGGGCCCCGGCCCGCCGCTCGACGAGCGCGTCGATCCGGACCTGATCGTGCGTGATGCCGAAGCGGCGGGACTGAAACTGGCGCGGCGAGAGACGTTTCTCCCGTACCAGTTCTTCCTGATCTTCGTGAGCAAGTAG
- the moaD gene encoding molybdopterin converting factor subunit 1 → MQITIRLFARLRDIAGTADLVREVPEGATVESAWNALASEFPAMAPHRSALSAAVNAEYARFTRVLAERDEVVFLPPVSGG, encoded by the coding sequence ATGCAGATAACGATTCGCCTGTTCGCGCGGCTGCGGGACATCGCCGGGACGGCCGATCTGGTGCGAGAGGTGCCAGAAGGCGCCACGGTGGAATCGGCCTGGAACGCGCTTGCCTCGGAGTTCCCGGCGATGGCGCCGCACCGGTCAGCCTTGTCGGCAGCCGTCAACGCGGAGTACGCGCGATTCACCCGGGTGCTGGCCGAGCGGGACGAGGTGGTCTTCCTGCCGCCGGTGTCGGGTGGCTAG
- a CDS encoding biotin transporter BioY: MTNASLLNAVTDRLAPPSSRAILVASVLFITVLTAAAAQVSLPLPFTPVPLTLQPMIVLLGAAALGSRLGVASQMLYLAAGAAGLPVFAASPVLPQGILRLVGPTGGFLLSYPLAAWVTGRLAERGFDRRYLTSVVAMAAGLAIIFAGGVAMLTLQFAPAMGGGALSAALAAGCYPFVAADLVKLLIAATILPGIWKVLGR, from the coding sequence ATGACCAATGCGTCTTTGCTGAATGCCGTCACTGACCGGTTGGCGCCGCCGTCTTCGCGCGCCATTCTTGTCGCCAGTGTTCTGTTCATCACGGTGTTGACCGCGGCCGCCGCCCAGGTCAGCCTTCCGTTGCCGTTCACTCCCGTGCCGCTGACGCTGCAGCCGATGATCGTGCTGCTCGGCGCAGCCGCGCTTGGGTCCCGGCTGGGTGTCGCCAGCCAGATGCTCTACCTGGCGGCCGGCGCGGCGGGGCTTCCGGTATTTGCCGCGTCGCCGGTGCTTCCGCAGGGCATCCTCCGGCTCGTCGGTCCCACTGGCGGGTTCCTGCTGAGCTACCCGCTCGCGGCGTGGGTAACAGGCCGGCTTGCCGAGCGCGGATTTGATCGCCGCTACCTGACATCGGTGGTGGCCATGGCCGCCGGTCTCGCCATCATCTTCGCTGGCGGAGTTGCGATGCTCACACTACAGTTCGCCCCCGCGATGGGTGGAGGCGCGCTGTCGGCCGCACTCGCCGCCGGCTGCTATCCGTTTGTCGCCGCCGACCTGGTCAAACTCCTGATCGCCGCGACCATCCTGCCGGGTATCTGGAAGGTGCTCGGGCGCTAG
- a CDS encoding MFS transporter: MTDSSATSVRPQPPRAYRWLVLVFISLAMFGNYYVYDCIGPLAPLLAKQGFSDASIGLLQAIYSFPNIVMVLIGGFIIDRIGTKKSTLLFGTICFIGAAVTAWPDLPMLAPLGVAVNALLAVAGSAFDVSHVPPTVAVMTAGRLIFGLGAESLIVAVTTAIARWFKGKELSFAFGINLTISRFGSLAAQVSPSWAGFAYVTWKGPLVLSVAFGVFCIVGALLYWGLEANAEKRYALGKAGKTDKVVFKDLFGFGKSYWFIVLLCVTFYSGIFPFQTFAQKYFIDARGTTPELASWLVGMLTVFAMIGTPTFGAVVDKIGKRASLMFLGAALLIPVYAIIGYTGISLYVPMAMMGIAFSLIPAVMWPSVAYVVEERRLGTAYGLMTMIQNIGLFGFNLAVGALNDSAKAGAANPAGYHAGMVWAFSGLGFAALLFAFLLRRSETGPHAHGLETIKA; the protein is encoded by the coding sequence ATGACTGATTCGTCCGCAACGTCCGTGCGCCCGCAGCCGCCGCGCGCCTACCGCTGGCTGGTGCTCGTCTTTATCAGCCTCGCGATGTTCGGCAACTACTACGTCTACGACTGCATCGGGCCGCTGGCGCCCCTGCTCGCCAAGCAGGGCTTTTCGGATGCGAGCATTGGCCTGCTCCAGGCGATCTACAGCTTTCCGAACATCGTGATGGTGCTCATCGGCGGATTCATCATCGATCGGATCGGCACCAAGAAGTCGACGCTGCTGTTCGGCACGATCTGCTTCATCGGGGCGGCCGTCACGGCGTGGCCGGATCTGCCGATGCTGGCGCCGCTCGGCGTGGCCGTCAACGCACTGCTCGCGGTGGCCGGGTCGGCGTTCGACGTGAGCCACGTGCCGCCCACAGTCGCGGTGATGACCGCGGGCCGTCTCATCTTCGGCCTCGGCGCCGAGTCGCTCATCGTGGCGGTGACGACGGCCATCGCGAGGTGGTTCAAGGGCAAGGAACTGAGCTTCGCGTTCGGCATCAACCTGACCATCTCGCGCTTCGGCTCGCTCGCGGCGCAGGTGTCGCCCAGTTGGGCGGGATTCGCCTACGTCACGTGGAAGGGGCCGCTGGTGCTGTCGGTGGCATTCGGCGTCTTCTGCATCGTCGGCGCGCTGCTGTATTGGGGCCTCGAGGCGAACGCGGAAAAGCGCTACGCGCTTGGCAAAGCCGGGAAGACCGACAAGGTCGTGTTCAAGGATCTGTTCGGCTTTGGCAAGTCCTACTGGTTCATCGTCCTCTTGTGCGTCACGTTCTACTCCGGAATCTTCCCGTTCCAGACCTTCGCGCAGAAGTACTTCATTGACGCGCGCGGCACCACACCCGAACTGGCCTCGTGGCTGGTTGGCATGCTCACCGTGTTCGCGATGATCGGGACGCCGACGTTCGGCGCCGTCGTCGACAAGATCGGGAAGCGGGCCTCGCTGATGTTCCTGGGGGCCGCGCTCTTGATCCCGGTGTACGCGATCATCGGCTACACAGGGATTTCCCTCTACGTGCCGATGGCGATGATGGGGATCGCGTTCTCGTTGATACCCGCGGTGATGTGGCCTTCGGTCGCATACGTGGTTGAGGAGCGCAGGCTGGGCACCGCGTACGGCCTGATGACCATGATCCAGAACATCGGGTTGTTCGGATTCAATCTGGCAGTGGGGGCGCTCAACGACTCGGCCAAAGCCGGCGCGGCCAATCCCGCGGGCTACCATGCCGGCATGGTCTGGGCGTTCTCGGGCCTGGGGTTCGCGGCGCTGCTGTTTGCGTTCCTGTTGCGCCGCAGCGAGACCGGCCCGCACGCCCACGGCCTCGAGACGATCAAGGCCTAA
- a CDS encoding NADP-dependent oxidoreductase gives MGTMTNRAWKLAARPRGVFKPEDFQWAEDPLPDLADGQVLVRVVYLSLDPTNRGWANATATYLPPIPLGSVMRGFGLGVVEASRHAALRAGDYVQGMLGWQVYSVIDGAAVSRFERQPGIPLDAYPAVFSYIGATAYFGLLDIGRPKKGETIVVSGAAGAVGSLVGQIGRILECRVVGIAGSDEKCAWLTGELGFDAAINYKREPVLRRLRQHCPGGIDVHFENVGGDILDAVLALINERARIVLCGLISQYNESIPPPGPRFIGNVLIKRARIEGFIILDYAARFPEAFAALGKWMSQGLLRYRTDIVDGLEHAPIAINRLFAGGNTGKLLVRVSDDRSS, from the coding sequence ATGGGGACCATGACCAATCGCGCGTGGAAGCTGGCCGCCCGGCCGCGAGGCGTGTTCAAGCCAGAGGATTTCCAGTGGGCCGAAGATCCGCTGCCGGATCTGGCGGATGGCCAGGTGCTCGTGCGCGTCGTGTACCTGTCGCTCGATCCGACCAACCGCGGTTGGGCCAACGCCACCGCAACCTATCTGCCGCCGATTCCGCTTGGCAGTGTCATGCGCGGCTTTGGGCTTGGCGTCGTGGAGGCGTCGCGTCACGCGGCGCTCAGGGCAGGCGACTACGTGCAGGGCATGCTCGGCTGGCAGGTCTACAGCGTGATCGACGGAGCCGCGGTCAGCCGGTTCGAGCGGCAGCCAGGGATTCCGCTCGACGCCTACCCGGCGGTCTTCAGCTACATCGGGGCGACAGCGTATTTCGGTCTGCTCGATATCGGCCGGCCGAAGAAGGGCGAGACGATTGTCGTGTCCGGTGCGGCGGGCGCGGTGGGCTCGCTTGTCGGTCAGATTGGCAGGATCCTCGAGTGCCGCGTCGTGGGCATCGCGGGCAGTGACGAGAAGTGCGCCTGGCTGACCGGCGAGCTCGGCTTCGACGCGGCGATCAACTACAAGCGCGAACCCGTCCTCAGGCGGCTGCGGCAGCACTGCCCCGGAGGCATCGACGTGCACTTCGAGAATGTCGGAGGCGACATTCTCGATGCCGTGCTGGCCCTCATCAACGAGCGCGCGCGGATCGTGCTTTGCGGCCTCATCTCCCAGTACAACGAGTCCATCCCGCCACCCGGACCCCGCTTTATCGGCAACGTGCTCATCAAACGCGCCCGGATCGAGGGCTTCATCATCCTCGACTACGCGGCCCGGTTCCCGGAGGCGTTCGCCGCGCTCGGCAAGTGGATGTCCCAGGGGTTGTTGCGCTACCGCACCGACATCGTCGACGGCCTCGAGCACGCCCCGATCGCGATCAATCGGCTCTTTGCGGGCGGGAACACCGGCAAGTTGCTCGTCCGTGTGTCGGACGACAGGTCGTCCTGA
- a CDS encoding FumA C-terminus/TtdB family hydratase beta subunit, whose protein sequence is MLPEFFSSMLELIVKTSSELPPDVRAAMKTATDLEPAATRAGQALCIINVNIDQAADVEGAICQDTGMPTFEIHAPREADQLWMAEEVRKAIAEATKRGKLRPNSVDSITGKNSGNNLGLGTPVIHFNQWPSAGEIEVKLVLKGGGCENCNAQYAVPVELANLGRADRNLEGVRKCILHAVWQAQGKGCAPGAIGVCIGGDRASGYAGAKAQLFRTLDDVNPDPQLAELEATIMGTVNRLGVGTMGFGGRTTLIGCKIAALNRLPACFFVSIAYNCWAFRRLGVVLDATTGAIKRWQYRDPASPIVPMADKDGFKRTGREVVLTAPLTEAQVRALKVGDVLLLNGRMFTGRDSVHAYLAKNDPPVDLNGGVIYHCGPVAVKDGDRWKMNAAGPTTSIREEPYQADVIRKFGVRAIIGKGGMGAKTLDAMKECGAVYLSAIGGAAQFYARCIERVDAVSLFEFGVPEAMWHLHVKDFPVIVTMDAHGNSLHKDIEAESGKELAALKG, encoded by the coding sequence ATGTTACCAGAATTCTTTTCGAGCATGCTTGAACTCATCGTCAAGACGTCGTCTGAACTGCCCCCCGACGTTCGCGCGGCCATGAAGACCGCTACCGATCTGGAACCCGCCGCGACGCGCGCCGGCCAGGCCCTGTGCATCATCAACGTCAACATCGATCAGGCTGCCGACGTCGAAGGCGCCATCTGCCAGGACACCGGCATGCCGACCTTCGAAATCCACGCGCCGCGAGAGGCGGATCAACTGTGGATGGCAGAGGAAGTCCGGAAGGCGATTGCGGAAGCCACGAAGCGCGGGAAGCTGCGTCCGAACTCGGTCGATTCCATCACTGGCAAGAACTCCGGCAACAATCTCGGTCTCGGCACACCGGTCATCCACTTCAATCAGTGGCCGTCGGCTGGCGAGATCGAGGTCAAGCTGGTCCTCAAGGGCGGCGGCTGCGAGAACTGTAACGCCCAATATGCGGTGCCGGTCGAACTGGCAAATCTGGGCCGCGCGGACCGGAATCTCGAGGGTGTTCGCAAGTGCATTCTTCACGCCGTGTGGCAGGCACAGGGCAAAGGGTGCGCGCCGGGCGCCATCGGTGTGTGCATCGGCGGCGATCGCGCCAGCGGATACGCCGGCGCGAAGGCGCAGCTGTTCCGGACGCTCGATGACGTGAATCCGGATCCGCAATTGGCCGAACTCGAAGCCACGATCATGGGCACGGTCAACCGGCTTGGCGTGGGCACGATGGGCTTCGGCGGGCGGACGACGCTGATCGGGTGCAAGATCGCGGCGCTCAATCGGCTGCCTGCCTGCTTCTTTGTGTCGATCGCGTACAACTGCTGGGCGTTCCGCCGGCTCGGCGTGGTCCTCGACGCGACGACGGGTGCGATCAAGCGGTGGCAGTATCGCGATCCGGCGAGCCCGATCGTGCCGATGGCGGACAAGGATGGCTTCAAGCGCACCGGGCGCGAAGTCGTGCTGACCGCGCCGCTCACCGAGGCACAGGTCCGCGCGCTCAAGGTCGGCGACGTCCTGCTGCTCAACGGACGCATGTTCACGGGCCGCGACTCGGTCCACGCGTACCTGGCCAAGAACGATCCGCCCGTCGACCTGAACGGCGGCGTGATCTATCACTGCGGGCCGGTGGCGGTGAAGGACGGCGACCGGTGGAAGATGAATGCCGCCGGGCCGACCACCAGCATTCGCGAAGAGCCGTACCAGGCCGACGTCATTCGCAAGTTCGGCGTGCGCGCCATCATCGGTAAGGGCGGCATGGGCGCCAAGACGCTCGACGCCATGAAGGAGTGCGGCGCGGTGTACCTGAGCGCGATTGGCGGCGCGGCGCAGTTCTACGCCCGCTGCATCGAGCGCGTTGACGCTGTGTCGCTTTTCGAATTCGGCGTCCCGGAAGCGATGTGGCATCTGCACGTCAAGGACTTCCCGGTGATCGTGACGATGGATGCGCACGGGAACAGTTTGCACAAGGACATCGAGGCGGAGTCGGGGAAGGAACTGGCGGCGCTGAAAGGTTAA
- a CDS encoding type I restriction endonuclease subunit R, whose translation MTTDTSEKGLETLIMRHMTGTDGLPVTASDVVAETPSPYGGTGYLAGQPTDFDRSHALDVVQLFEFLRATQLSAFKKLSLAGADNPNDINRLKFLARVSSEIGKRGVINILRKGVDHGPVHVDLFYGTPSEGNEKAAALHAQNRFSVTRQLAYSTDQTRRALDLCVFINGLPIATFELKNSLTKQTVEDAVEQYRRDRDPREKLFEFGRCVVHLAVDDSEVRMCPELKGKASWFLPFNKGCNDGAGNPPNPLGLKTSYLWMNVLTPTGLTDILENYAQIVETKNYKTGRKTRSQVFPRYHQLDVVREALADVRMEGAGKRYLIQHSAGSGKSNSIAWLAHQLVGVKRNGIEVFDSVIVVTDRRILDDQIQRTIKQFMQVGATVGHAEHSGDLRKFIEQRKKIIVSTVQKFPFILDEIATEAGKTFAIVIDEAHSSQGGKTTAAMSKALGDATEEERAEADPEDAVNDALEQRMAARKMLTNASYFAFTATPKNKTLEMFGEALPPDGDGKVKHRPFHSYTMKQAVEERFILDVLKCYTPVESYYKLVKKVEDDPEFDAKKANKKLRRYVESHDHAIRRKAEIMGDHFHDHVLAAGKIGGQARAMVVTSGVERAIQYFHAFKTYLEERKSPHRAIVAFSGEYEYAGAKVSESSLNGFPSREIAEKIQTDPYRFLVCAEKFQTGYDEPLLHTMYVDKPLAGIQAVQTLSRLNRAHPQKHDCFVLDFQNNAETITFAFQDYYRTTLLSEETDPNKLHDLKAALDSAQVYSAEHVQQLVELFLGGAERDRLDPILDACVAVYKVRLDEDQQVEFKGKAKAFCRTYDFLASVMPYSNSAWEKLSILLNLLTPKLPAPKEEDLSRGILEAINMDSYRVEKKEVMKIALADDDAEIDPVPADAGGHKPQPELDRLSRILESFNQQFGTLFTDADRVARRIRDDIAPKVAADQAYQNAKENTPHTARMAHDQALGRVMQLLLKDDTQVYKQFVENESFRRFVGDMVYAITSP comes from the coding sequence ATGACCACCGATACGAGCGAGAAGGGCCTCGAAACTCTCATCATGCGCCACATGACCGGCACGGATGGCCTTCCAGTCACTGCGTCGGATGTCGTGGCCGAGACACCTTCGCCCTACGGCGGCACTGGCTACCTGGCGGGTCAACCCACGGACTTCGACCGCAGCCACGCTCTGGACGTGGTGCAACTCTTCGAGTTCCTGCGCGCCACGCAACTCAGTGCCTTCAAGAAGCTGTCATTAGCCGGCGCCGATAACCCGAATGACATCAACCGACTCAAGTTCCTCGCTCGCGTCTCCTCCGAGATTGGCAAGCGCGGCGTCATCAACATCCTGCGCAAAGGCGTGGATCACGGGCCGGTTCATGTCGACCTCTTTTATGGCACGCCGTCGGAAGGCAACGAGAAGGCAGCGGCGCTCCACGCCCAGAACCGCTTCTCGGTCACGCGGCAGCTCGCCTACTCCACCGACCAGACGCGCCGCGCGCTCGATCTGTGTGTGTTCATCAACGGCCTGCCGATCGCCACCTTCGAGCTGAAGAATAGCCTCACCAAGCAAACGGTTGAAGATGCGGTCGAGCAGTACCGCCGCGACCGCGACCCGCGCGAAAAGCTCTTCGAGTTCGGCCGCTGCGTGGTCCACTTGGCCGTGGACGACAGCGAGGTGCGAATGTGCCCCGAGCTCAAGGGCAAGGCCTCGTGGTTTCTGCCGTTCAACAAGGGCTGCAACGACGGCGCCGGCAATCCGCCCAACCCGCTCGGCCTCAAGACCAGCTACCTCTGGATGAATGTCCTCACGCCTACGGGCCTGACCGATATCCTCGAGAACTACGCCCAGATCGTGGAGACCAAGAACTACAAGACGGGCAGGAAGACACGCAGCCAGGTCTTCCCGCGCTACCACCAACTCGATGTCGTGCGGGAGGCTTTGGCTGACGTGCGAATGGAGGGCGCTGGTAAACGCTACCTCATCCAGCACTCAGCCGGCAGCGGTAAGTCGAATTCGATTGCCTGGCTTGCGCATCAACTTGTCGGCGTCAAACGCAACGGCATAGAAGTGTTCGATTCGGTGATTGTCGTCACCGACAGGCGCATCCTCGACGATCAGATCCAACGGACCATCAAACAGTTCATGCAGGTCGGTGCCACGGTGGGCCACGCCGAGCATTCAGGCGATCTCCGCAAGTTCATCGAGCAACGCAAGAAGATCATCGTCTCGACGGTGCAGAAGTTCCCCTTCATCCTCGACGAAATCGCCACTGAGGCCGGAAAGACCTTCGCCATCGTCATCGATGAGGCGCATTCGAGCCAGGGCGGCAAGACGACGGCAGCCATGAGCAAGGCGCTGGGCGACGCGACCGAGGAGGAGCGGGCGGAGGCGGATCCCGAAGACGCGGTGAACGACGCGCTCGAGCAGCGCATGGCGGCCCGCAAGATGCTGACCAACGCCAGTTACTTCGCCTTTACCGCCACGCCAAAGAACAAGACGCTGGAGATGTTCGGTGAGGCGCTGCCGCCGGATGGGGACGGCAAGGTCAAGCACCGGCCGTTTCACAGCTATACGATGAAGCAGGCGGTCGAGGAGCGATTCATCCTTGACGTGCTTAAGTGCTACACACCGGTCGAGAGTTACTACAAGCTCGTCAAGAAGGTCGAGGACGATCCGGAATTCGACGCGAAGAAAGCCAACAAGAAGCTCCGCAGGTACGTCGAGAGCCACGACCACGCGATCCGGCGCAAGGCGGAGATCATGGGTGACCATTTCCACGATCACGTGCTGGCGGCCGGCAAGATTGGCGGGCAGGCGCGAGCGATGGTGGTGACGAGCGGTGTCGAGCGCGCGATCCAGTACTTCCACGCGTTCAAGACCTATCTTGAGGAGCGAAAGAGCCCACACAGGGCCATCGTCGCCTTTTCTGGCGAGTACGAGTACGCCGGGGCCAAGGTCAGCGAGTCGTCGCTGAACGGTTTTCCGAGTCGCGAGATAGCGGAGAAGATCCAGACCGACCCCTACCGTTTCCTGGTTTGCGCCGAGAAGTTCCAGACCGGTTACGACGAGCCTCTATTGCACACGATGTACGTGGACAAGCCGCTCGCCGGCATCCAGGCCGTCCAGACGCTCTCGCGCCTCAACCGCGCGCATCCGCAGAAGCACGACTGCTTCGTCCTCGACTTCCAGAACAATGCCGAGACGATTACGTTTGCGTTCCAGGACTACTACCGCACGACGCTGCTCAGCGAGGAGACGGACCCCAACAAGCTGCACGACCTGAAGGCGGCGCTGGACAGCGCCCAGGTGTATTCGGCGGAGCACGTGCAGCAGTTGGTGGAGTTGTTCCTCGGGGGAGCAGAACGGGACAGGCTCGATCCGATTCTTGACGCGTGTGTCGCCGTTTACAAGGTGCGACTGGACGAGGACCAGCAGGTGGAATTCAAGGGCAAGGCAAAGGCCTTTTGCCGCACGTATGACTTTCTGGCCTCGGTCATGCCTTATTCAAATAGCGCATGGGAGAAGCTCTCGATCCTGCTCAATCTGCTCACTCCCAAGCTGCCCGCGCCGAAGGAGGAGGATCTCTCCAGGGGTATTCTCGAAGCGATCAACATGGACAGTTACCGCGTTGAGAAGAAGGAGGTCATGAAGATCGCATTGGCGGATGATGATGCCGAGATCGACCCAGTGCCAGCGGATGCTGGCGGCCACAAGCCCCAGCCAGAGTTGGACCGGCTGAGTCGTATCCTCGAATCGTTCAACCAACAGTTCGGCACCCTCTTCACGGATGCCGATCGGGTCGCCCGCCGGATCCGCGACGACATCGCACCCAAAGTGGCTGCCGACCAGGCCTATCAGAACGCCAAGGAAAACACGCCACACACGGCGCGGATGGCCCACGATCAGGCACTGGGCAGGGTTATGCAGCTCTTGCTCAAGGACGACACACAGGTCTATAAGCAGTTTGTCGAGAACGAGTCCTTCCGCCGGTTTGTAGGCGATATGGTGTACGCCATCACCAGCCCATGA